A genomic stretch from Gemmatimonadaceae bacterium includes:
- a CDS encoding helix-turn-helix transcriptional regulator, translated as MSPARFRLQEVIDAKGTSQSQLSRDSGVSFATISRMCRNVTAQVSLATLDKLASALNVEVGDLIQREPKGRRK; from the coding sequence ATGAGCCCCGCCCGATTCAGGCTGCAGGAGGTTATCGACGCGAAGGGAACAAGTCAGAGTCAGCTTTCGAGAGACTCAGGCGTGAGCTTCGCCACGATCAGCCGAATGTGCCGGAACGTCACGGCCCAGGTATCGCTCGCGACTCTCGATAAGCTCGCCAGCGCCCTGAATGTCGAAGTCGGGGATCTGATTCAGCGGGAGCCGAAGGGCCGGCGGAAGTGA
- a CDS encoding tyrosine-type recombinase/integrase, translating to MMTEAEYRSLLVAAPQVSEQFALALMLGYETGHRIGSIRLLRWADINFGERSVRWRPESDKIGLDHTTPLSDVAASLLERARRQRATIGDGWVFPAPTDGEAPCHRRTLLKWWTQGEKLAKIEHVPGLGYHSLRRRFANDLKTTNLRDLCGLGGWKSPQTVLTVYQQPELAVMREALKGRAKRSIAGGA from the coding sequence ATGATGACGGAGGCTGAGTATCGCTCTCTATTAGTTGCGGCCCCGCAGGTAAGTGAGCAGTTTGCGCTCGCTCTCATGCTTGGCTACGAAACGGGCCATCGGATCGGAAGTATCCGTCTTCTTCGCTGGGCGGATATCAACTTCGGCGAGCGGTCAGTGCGTTGGCGGCCCGAGAGCGACAAGATCGGGCTCGACCACACGACCCCGTTGAGCGATGTAGCGGCAAGTTTACTGGAGCGGGCACGCCGGCAGCGCGCGACGATCGGGGATGGATGGGTATTCCCTGCCCCGACCGATGGAGAGGCGCCCTGCCACCGCCGCACACTCCTCAAGTGGTGGACTCAAGGGGAGAAGCTCGCGAAGATCGAGCATGTGCCTGGATTGGGTTACCACAGTCTCCGCAGGCGCTTCGCCAATGACTTGAAAACCACCAACCTCCGTGACTTATGCGGTTTAGGTGGATGGAAATCACCCCAAACAGTGCTCACCGTCTACCAGCAGCCCGAGCTGGCCGTCATGCGGGAAGCGCTCAAGGGACGAGCGAAGCGATCGATCGCCGGTGGAGCGTGA
- a CDS encoding TonB-dependent receptor, with product MLALALILALQAASPADTTHARTDSLAADSLRARRAQRLESVQVTAIRGGSALISEKTLERADIQRRYAGQETPILLQAAPGITAYSESGSASNYSYMRLRGIDQTRINITLDGVPLNEPEDQGLFFSNFPDFANSIASVQIQRGVGSSTHGVASYAGSVNFQSVPVASVAPGGELQLTRGAYGTSRLSATLQSGLTPSGFAGYVRASGQRTDGYRFNSGNRSRSTFASGGWFGARDIVKATVLAGISSNEQAYLASPLSVLRQNQRDNPYGNSPASAVGDRFHQDLASVAWTHALSASLSLATTAYGFDAGGWYDVPGITGLGDAYNYNLHSRWGGIISALDWTGEAATASFGLHLARYHREHWLYTRPGLETRLYSNVGYKGEQSAFAKGSVTRGRTTLFGDLQLRLSQFRYQPTESSGVSPASVRWSFLNPKAGVSVRVSDRLVAYASAGINGREPTRADMFAGADDVDSVTARSVLPLTRVHPESVRDVETGVTWQGGRLQAQANLFLMQFRDEIAPIGEINEIGYVLRKNVARSVRRGMEGDLTWRAMPRLTVLATASLTDARIQDYRDEATGELFHDVTALLTPKFTSGHGIRSDLASWLSLDVDGRYSSRMMLTNTNDARFVVPASWYADAGITLRLARHSVLVQLRNVLDRRVYTGGYPGPAMDGADRSAMEPYYYTLAPRNLTVNARLVF from the coding sequence GTGCTGGCACTCGCACTCATCCTCGCCCTTCAGGCGGCCTCTCCCGCCGACACCACCCACGCGCGCACCGACTCGCTCGCCGCCGACTCGCTGCGCGCCCGCCGCGCGCAGCGGCTGGAGTCGGTTCAGGTCACCGCGATTCGCGGCGGCTCCGCGCTGATCTCCGAGAAGACGCTGGAACGCGCCGACATTCAGCGCCGCTACGCGGGACAGGAGACGCCGATTCTCCTGCAGGCCGCGCCCGGCATCACCGCCTACTCGGAGAGCGGGTCGGCATCCAACTACTCGTACATGCGACTGCGCGGGATCGACCAGACGCGCATCAACATCACGCTCGACGGCGTTCCGCTGAACGAGCCGGAGGACCAGGGACTCTTCTTCTCCAACTTCCCCGACTTCGCGAACAGCATCGCATCGGTGCAAATTCAGCGCGGTGTCGGCTCGAGCACGCATGGCGTCGCCTCGTACGCCGGATCGGTGAACTTTCAGTCCGTGCCGGTCGCGAGCGTCGCGCCCGGCGGCGAGCTGCAGCTCACCCGGGGTGCCTATGGCACTTCCCGGCTCAGTGCCACCCTGCAGTCGGGGCTCACGCCGAGTGGCTTCGCTGGATATGTGCGTGCCTCGGGCCAGCGGACGGACGGCTATCGCTTCAACTCCGGCAACCGCTCGCGCAGTACGTTCGCGAGCGGCGGATGGTTCGGCGCGCGCGACATCGTGAAGGCCACGGTGCTCGCCGGAATCTCGTCCAACGAGCAGGCCTACCTCGCGTCGCCGCTCTCGGTGCTGCGCCAGAACCAGCGCGACAACCCATACGGCAACAGCCCGGCGAGCGCGGTCGGCGATCGCTTTCACCAGGATCTCGCCAGCGTGGCGTGGACGCACGCGCTGTCGGCGTCGCTCAGCCTCGCCACTACCGCCTACGGGTTCGACGCCGGCGGCTGGTACGACGTTCCCGGCATCACCGGTCTCGGCGACGCGTACAACTACAATCTCCACTCGCGCTGGGGGGGCATCATCAGTGCGCTTGACTGGACCGGCGAGGCGGCCACCGCGTCGTTCGGCCTTCACCTCGCGCGCTATCACCGCGAGCACTGGCTGTACACGCGTCCCGGTCTCGAGACCCGTCTGTACAGCAACGTCGGCTACAAGGGCGAGCAGAGCGCCTTTGCCAAGGGCTCGGTCACCCGCGGACGGACGACGCTGTTCGGCGACCTGCAGCTGCGTCTCTCGCAATTCCGCTACCAGCCGACGGAGAGCTCGGGTGTCTCGCCGGCGTCGGTGCGGTGGTCGTTTCTCAATCCGAAGGCGGGGGTGAGCGTGCGCGTCAGCGATCGGCTCGTCGCGTACGCCAGCGCGGGCATCAACGGGCGGGAGCCGACGCGCGCCGACATGTTTGCCGGTGCCGACGACGTGGACAGCGTCACCGCGCGCTCGGTGCTGCCGTTGACCCGCGTGCATCCGGAATCGGTGCGCGACGTCGAGACCGGTGTCACCTGGCAGGGAGGCAGGCTGCAGGCGCAGGCCAACCTCTTCCTGATGCAGTTCCGCGACGAGATCGCGCCGATCGGCGAGATCAACGAGATCGGCTACGTCCTGCGCAAGAACGTCGCGCGGAGCGTGCGCCGCGGCATGGAAGGCGATCTGACCTGGCGGGCGATGCCGCGCCTCACCGTCCTGGCGACCGCGTCCCTCACAGACGCGCGCATCCAGGACTATCGCGACGAGGCGACGGGCGAGCTGTTCCACGACGTCACCGCGCTGCTCACGCCGAAATTCACCAGTGGCCACGGCATTCGCAGCGACCTCGCCTCGTGGCTCTCGCTCGACGTTGATGGGCGCTATTCATCCCGCATGATGCTCACCAACACGAACGACGCGCGGTTCGTGGTGCCGGCGAGCTGGTACGCCGACGCCGGCATCACGCTCCGCCTCGCGCGGCATTCGGTGCTCGTGCAGCTCCGCAACGTGTTGGACCGGCGCGTCTACACCGGCGGCTATCCCGGACCCGCCATGGACGGCGCCGACCGGTCGGCGATGGAGCCGTACTACTACACGCTCGCGCCGAGAAATCTGACGGTCAACGCCCGGCTCGTGTTCTAA
- the pnuC gene encoding nicotinamide riboside transporter PnuC: MSPLELFAAAIGAISVWLSIRQVIWSWPTAIVNVVLYAIVFYEAKLYADMGLQVVYAALSVYGWYEWLHGGENRTELHVTRTGPRLGALLALIAVAGSVLLGTLLHRATDASLPFMDSALSSTSLVGQWMMTRKKLENWLVWSVVDVLYVGMFIYKGLYLTSALYAVFLALAVRGYGEWRRSMTVASAAARAAA, from the coding sequence CTGAGTCCGCTCGAGCTCTTCGCCGCGGCGATTGGCGCCATCAGTGTCTGGCTCAGCATCCGGCAGGTCATCTGGAGCTGGCCGACCGCCATCGTGAACGTCGTGCTGTACGCGATCGTCTTCTACGAGGCGAAGCTCTACGCCGACATGGGGCTGCAGGTGGTCTACGCGGCGCTGTCGGTCTACGGCTGGTACGAGTGGCTCCATGGCGGGGAGAACCGTACGGAGCTTCACGTCACGCGCACGGGCCCGCGGCTCGGTGCCCTGCTCGCGCTCATCGCTGTGGCCGGATCGGTGCTGCTCGGCACCCTGCTGCACCGGGCGACCGACGCGTCGCTCCCGTTCATGGACTCGGCTCTCTCGAGCACCAGCCTCGTCGGGCAGTGGATGATGACGAGGAAGAAGCTGGAGAACTGGCTCGTCTGGAGCGTTGTGGATGTGCTGTACGTCGGGATGTTCATCTACAAGGGGTTGTACCTCACCTCTGCCCTCTACGCAGTGTTTCTCGCGCTCGCGGTGCGTGGCTACGGCGAGTGGCGCCGCTCGATGACCGTCGCGTCGGCCGCCGCCCGAGCGGCGGCCTGA
- a CDS encoding ATP-binding protein, whose protein sequence is MLHPLVLVCVTGPESTGKTTLARRLAEWLDTEWVPEASRRYAVRKGSELLASDVSPIAREHIELADGAVERVRARGATVLVLDTDLISTVVYARHYYGAVPAWIVRAQRERRADLYLLCDVDVPWVPDGARDRPENRAAMFDLFRRALAAQDARRAIIRGDWATRWERARDAVALLGVGRTPSEA, encoded by the coding sequence GTGCTGCACCCTCTCGTTCTTGTCTGCGTCACCGGCCCGGAGTCGACAGGCAAGACGACGCTCGCGCGGCGTCTCGCCGAGTGGCTGGACACCGAATGGGTGCCGGAGGCGTCGCGCCGGTACGCCGTACGAAAGGGAAGTGAGCTGCTCGCCTCGGATGTGTCGCCCATCGCGCGCGAGCACATCGAGCTCGCCGACGGTGCGGTCGAGCGGGTGCGCGCGCGCGGGGCGACGGTGCTCGTGCTCGATACGGACCTGATCAGCACCGTCGTCTACGCGCGCCACTATTACGGCGCGGTGCCCGCCTGGATCGTGCGCGCTCAGCGTGAACGGCGTGCTGACCTCTATCTGCTCTGCGACGTCGACGTCCCCTGGGTGCCGGATGGCGCGCGTGACCGGCCGGAAAACCGCGCGGCGATGTTCGACCTGTTCCGACGCGCGCTGGCCGCACAGGATGCCAGGAGGGCGATCATCCGCGGCGATTGGGCGACTCGCTGGGAGCGCGCTCGCGATGCCGTCGCCTTGCTCGGCGTCGGCCGGACGCCGAGCGAGGCGTGA
- a CDS encoding NAD(P)/FAD-dependent oxidoreductase, with protein MDPFARADIVIIGGGFGGMNAAMALDLRLRRGLKIEVTLISRSNFFLFTPLLAEVAASLVESRHAVSPIRRMLSRVRFIEGTVQTVDPVRRTVGFVDQNDHSRLLSYQHCVLASGSVTEFFGIPGLAENALTLKTLGDAIRIRNRIIDLLERAALLSKEERRALLTFVAVGGGLNGTEIVGELHDFVLKALEDYPALDPGEIRMVLIEMSDRLAQELPSEVSTYAQRDLESRGIEVWLGARVTGYQFGRVRVHDGRELNAGTLIWTAGVRPSPLIRAVELSHPERTDHRLPVNEYLQVRGYETLWAVGDCALIPDPSGGYQPPTAQHAVRQGRHVARNLVAALTERKLEPHHYRGVGMLATLGRHRGVGRVFGVTLTGFLAWFAWRTYYLFMLPLWERRFRVAFDWTLDLLFPPDIVELKVEPLQTGREALTAGSVPAERAVDKGSWLDGRTK; from the coding sequence ATGGACCCTTTTGCGCGCGCCGACATCGTCATCATCGGCGGCGGCTTCGGCGGGATGAATGCCGCCATGGCCCTGGATCTCCGACTCAGACGGGGCCTCAAGATCGAGGTCACCCTCATCAGCCGCAGCAATTTCTTTCTCTTTACCCCTCTGCTCGCGGAGGTCGCGGCCTCCCTCGTGGAGTCTCGACACGCCGTGAGCCCGATCCGCCGCATGCTGAGCCGGGTTCGGTTCATCGAGGGCACGGTCCAGACAGTGGATCCGGTGCGGCGAACTGTAGGCTTCGTCGACCAGAACGACCATTCTCGGCTGCTCTCCTACCAACATTGTGTGCTCGCCTCTGGCAGCGTCACGGAGTTCTTCGGGATCCCGGGGCTCGCGGAAAACGCGTTGACCCTGAAGACCCTGGGGGACGCCATTCGCATTCGGAATCGCATTATCGACCTGCTGGAGCGGGCCGCGCTTCTCTCAAAAGAGGAGCGCCGGGCGCTCCTGACTTTCGTCGCGGTGGGCGGGGGGTTGAACGGGACCGAGATCGTGGGCGAACTCCACGACTTCGTTCTCAAGGCGCTCGAGGACTATCCAGCGCTCGACCCCGGGGAGATCCGCATGGTCCTGATCGAGATGAGCGATCGGCTCGCGCAGGAGCTGCCCTCTGAGGTCAGCACTTACGCGCAGCGGGACCTCGAGTCCCGGGGCATCGAGGTCTGGCTTGGGGCGCGCGTCACGGGGTACCAGTTCGGCCGCGTCCGCGTTCACGACGGGCGAGAGCTGAACGCCGGTACGCTCATCTGGACGGCCGGTGTCCGGCCATCGCCTCTCATCCGCGCAGTCGAATTGTCGCACCCGGAGCGCACCGACCACCGGCTCCCCGTGAACGAGTATCTTCAAGTGCGGGGGTACGAGACGCTGTGGGCCGTCGGGGACTGTGCCCTGATTCCGGATCCGAGCGGAGGCTATCAGCCGCCCACGGCGCAGCATGCGGTGCGTCAGGGCCGGCATGTGGCTCGCAACCTCGTGGCGGCACTCACGGAACGAAAGCTGGAGCCCCACCATTATCGCGGCGTCGGGATGCTCGCGACTCTGGGGCGCCACCGGGGAGTGGGCCGAGTCTTCGGCGTCACGCTGACAGGGTTTCTTGCCTGGTTTGCCTGGCGGACCTACTACTTGTTTATGCTCCCACTTTGGGAACGACGCTTCCGTGTGGCCTTCGATTGGACCCTCGACCTTCTCTTCCCGCCAGACATCGTCGAGCTGAAAGTGGAACCGCTCCAGACGGGCCGGGAAGCGTTGACCGCCGGCTCAGTACCGGCGGAAAGGGCCGTGGACAAGGGCTCTTGGCTCGATGGTAGAACAAAGTGA
- a CDS encoding NifU family protein, whose amino-acid sequence MFDVLPLDPTITIRAISSVADPDTCKFTVSQMVQPGGPFFFHAKELAASSPLAEQLFALPGVANVLITENVVTVGKDSVASWSALKSAIGTVIRAQLLTDVPAILAAPRTAGASGRTDAEVRTVIQELLDLQVNRAIAAHGGKISIVDVKDGNLFVTMSGGCQGCAASQLTLRRGFEVKVRRVAPEIVDIVDMTDHEAGKKPFYQNTG is encoded by the coding sequence ATGTTTGATGTCCTGCCTCTCGACCCGACGATCACGATCCGCGCCATATCTTCCGTCGCCGATCCCGACACGTGCAAGTTCACTGTAAGCCAGATGGTACAACCGGGCGGTCCCTTCTTCTTCCACGCCAAGGAATTGGCCGCTAGTTCACCCCTCGCCGAACAGTTGTTCGCGCTTCCCGGCGTCGCCAACGTGCTCATTACCGAGAACGTCGTGACGGTCGGGAAGGACTCAGTCGCCTCGTGGTCCGCACTGAAATCGGCAATCGGAACGGTCATCCGAGCGCAGCTCCTCACAGACGTACCGGCCATCCTCGCGGCCCCTCGCACCGCAGGTGCGTCGGGGCGCACCGACGCCGAGGTTCGCACGGTTATTCAGGAACTCCTGGACCTGCAAGTCAACCGTGCCATCGCGGCCCACGGCGGGAAAATTTCCATTGTCGACGTGAAGGACGGCAACCTCTTTGTCACCATGAGTGGCGGGTGCCAGGGATGCGCGGCCTCGCAACTCACGCTGCGACGCGGGTTCGAGGTTAAGGTGCGCAGGGTTGCACCGGAGATCGTGGACATCGTCGACATGACGGACCACGAGGCCGGGAAGAAACCCTTCTACCAAAACACCGGCTGA
- a CDS encoding P-loop NTPase, whose amino-acid sequence MQSTGPNHDTAPSASSQPSAGREKLPGIKHIIAVASGKGGVGKSTVSVNLALALQQAGYRVGLLDADILGPSIPVMLGLPTGEQPETTADQKIVPAQRYGLKVISMGMLTGDDSPAILRGPMVGKYLKMFIGSVQWGQLDYLIFDFPPGTGDTQLTLAQSVPLSGAIVVTTPQDVSLKIARRGLRAFETLNVAILGIIENMSTFTCPHCGQDTDIFRRGGGERMSSELGVPFLGAIPLDADIVTGGDEGHPIVANKASSVAAKAYVAIATELASRLEALPTTALGAFVWNWETNEGEPAWMDRSVRPMGSATTPVGFRRRDPRTLSVLWEDGRSDDFDVRDLRLACPCALCVEEMSGRPLLNPKSVMPDVAPHAITSAGNYAIIFRWNDGHSTGIYSLKHLRALAERFAAKVVEDV is encoded by the coding sequence ATGCAGTCCACCGGTCCGAACCATGACACCGCGCCGAGCGCGTCGTCCCAGCCTTCCGCCGGTCGTGAAAAGTTGCCGGGCATCAAGCACATCATCGCGGTGGCCAGCGGCAAGGGCGGCGTAGGCAAGTCCACTGTCAGCGTCAATCTCGCCCTCGCGCTCCAACAAGCCGGCTATCGCGTCGGGCTGCTTGACGCGGACATCCTGGGCCCGAGCATCCCCGTCATGCTGGGACTTCCCACCGGCGAGCAGCCCGAGACGACCGCGGACCAGAAGATCGTCCCCGCGCAACGATACGGCCTGAAGGTGATATCGATGGGCATGCTCACCGGGGACGACAGCCCGGCCATCTTGCGCGGACCGATGGTGGGCAAGTACCTGAAAATGTTCATCGGCTCCGTGCAGTGGGGACAGCTGGACTATTTGATTTTCGACTTCCCGCCCGGGACTGGTGACACGCAACTGACTTTGGCCCAGAGCGTTCCGCTGTCCGGCGCGATCGTCGTGACGACGCCGCAGGATGTGAGCCTCAAGATCGCCCGCCGCGGGCTGCGTGCGTTCGAGACCCTGAATGTCGCCATCCTCGGCATCATCGAGAACATGAGCACCTTCACCTGCCCGCACTGTGGACAGGACACGGACATCTTCCGGCGTGGCGGCGGCGAGCGGATGAGTAGCGAGCTCGGCGTCCCATTTCTGGGTGCCATTCCGCTCGATGCCGACATCGTCACGGGTGGGGACGAGGGGCATCCGATCGTGGCCAACAAGGCGAGCTCGGTCGCAGCCAAGGCTTATGTCGCGATCGCGACGGAGCTTGCCAGTCGACTCGAGGCGCTTCCAACGACGGCGCTTGGAGCATTCGTCTGGAACTGGGAAACGAACGAGGGTGAGCCGGCCTGGATGGACCGCTCGGTCCGGCCGATGGGATCTGCAACCACCCCCGTCGGTTTCCGTCGGCGAGATCCGCGCACGTTGTCTGTGCTCTGGGAGGACGGGCGCAGTGACGACTTCGACGTCCGCGACCTTCGACTGGCATGCCCGTGCGCCCTCTGCGTCGAGGAAATGAGCGGACGGCCGCTCCTCAATCCAAAGAGCGTAATGCCGGACGTGGCCCCGCATGCGATCACCAGCGCAGGCAATTACGCCATCATATTCCGCTGGAACGACGGCCACAGTACCGGGATCTACTCGCTGAAGCACCTGCGGGCCCTGGCTGAGCGCTTCGCAGCCAAGGTGGTGGAAGATGTTTGA
- a CDS encoding ferredoxin family protein, translating into MTYIIAESCIGVKDRACVDVCPVDCIYEGPDQLYIHPDECIDCGACEPECPVTAIFPEEDVPEKWASYTQKNYAYFEGGEAREVGRGGGG; encoded by the coding sequence ATGACGTATATCATTGCCGAGTCCTGTATCGGCGTGAAGGATAGAGCGTGCGTGGATGTGTGTCCGGTGGACTGTATCTACGAAGGGCCGGACCAGCTCTACATTCACCCGGATGAGTGCATCGACTGCGGCGCGTGCGAGCCTGAGTGCCCGGTAACCGCGATCTTCCCTGAAGAAGATGTACCCGAGAAGTGGGCGAGCTACACACAAAAGAACTATGCCTACTTTGAAGGCGGTGAAGCCCGGGAAGTGGGGCGGGGCGGCGGAGGGTAA
- a CDS encoding aconitate hydratase, with the protein MSFNVAQKLIASHLVVGQMVPGTEIGLRIDQTLTQDATGTLVMLELEALGLDRARTELSVQYVDHNLLQADSKNAEDHDFLRSASRRFGLWFSKAGNGVSHPTHMQRFGIPGKTMVGSDSHTPAAGSLGMLAIGVGGTEVALAIAGEPLYIRMPEIWGVRLTGQLPPWTSAKDVILEMLRRHGVHGGMNRIIEYYGPGLATLTAMDRHVIANMGAELGATTTVFPADDQVRAFLRSEQREGDFIELLADADAAYDVTEEIDLSTIEPLIALPSSPGNVVPVREVAGRPVEQVVIGSSANPGLRDFAIVAAITKGRQSHPGLSFDVNPSTRQILQDLTKMGATFDLIGAGARLHQSGCMGCIGMGQAPANGRNSLRTMPRNFPGRSGTREDSVYLCSPETAAAAALTGMITDPRDLPKLLGLEYPELELPAVSSVNLTMLEEPLPLEEASEVQLVKGENISSVPVFGPLADRIEAPVALVVGDDISTDEILPAGARVLPYRSNIPKLAEFTFEQIDETYPARAAETRDTSGHIVVAGANYGQGSSREHAAITPRFLGLRAVLAVSFARIHWQNLANFGVLALEFADAADHDRIQQGDVLVLAGIREALVAGTEIAVRNVTRDEVYAVRNGLSTRQVDMLLVGGLIPWLRERRARDAGDRKEVR; encoded by the coding sequence GTGTCATTCAACGTCGCCCAGAAACTCATCGCCTCCCACTTGGTTGTGGGGCAGATGGTACCGGGGACAGAAATCGGCTTGCGCATTGACCAGACCCTGACCCAGGACGCGACCGGAACTCTTGTCATGCTCGAGCTGGAGGCGCTGGGACTCGATCGCGCACGCACGGAACTATCCGTGCAGTACGTCGACCACAACCTCTTGCAGGCCGACAGCAAGAACGCGGAGGACCATGACTTTCTCCGCTCAGCGTCCCGTCGGTTCGGTCTGTGGTTCTCGAAGGCCGGCAATGGGGTGTCGCATCCGACGCACATGCAGCGGTTTGGTATTCCGGGCAAGACCATGGTTGGCTCGGACAGCCACACCCCGGCCGCGGGCTCGCTCGGGATGCTGGCCATCGGCGTGGGGGGCACAGAGGTGGCCCTGGCAATCGCCGGCGAACCGCTCTACATCAGGATGCCCGAAATTTGGGGCGTGCGGCTCACTGGGCAGTTGCCGCCCTGGACGAGCGCCAAGGATGTCATTCTCGAAATGCTGCGCCGCCACGGCGTCCACGGTGGCATGAATCGGATCATCGAGTACTACGGTCCTGGCCTCGCGACTCTCACCGCGATGGATCGGCATGTGATCGCCAATATGGGCGCGGAACTGGGAGCGACCACCACGGTTTTCCCGGCTGACGATCAGGTGCGAGCTTTCCTGCGCTCAGAACAGCGCGAAGGCGACTTCATCGAACTGCTCGCGGATGCGGATGCAGCGTACGATGTGACCGAGGAGATCGACCTCTCCACGATCGAGCCGCTCATCGCGCTCCCCAGTTCGCCAGGCAACGTCGTGCCGGTGCGAGAGGTCGCCGGCCGGCCGGTCGAGCAGGTCGTGATCGGGTCATCCGCGAATCCCGGGCTGCGCGACTTCGCGATTGTCGCCGCAATCACCAAGGGACGGCAGTCCCACCCCGGCCTGTCCTTCGACGTCAATCCAAGCACGCGTCAGATACTGCAGGACCTGACTAAAATGGGCGCCACTTTCGATTTGATCGGCGCGGGCGCCCGGCTGCATCAATCTGGATGCATGGGCTGCATCGGCATGGGTCAGGCTCCGGCGAACGGACGCAACAGCCTGCGCACAATGCCGCGCAACTTTCCGGGTCGCTCGGGTACCAGGGAAGACTCGGTCTACCTGTGCTCGCCCGAGACGGCGGCGGCGGCCGCACTCACCGGAATGATCACCGACCCGCGAGACTTGCCGAAACTCCTTGGCCTGGAGTACCCGGAGCTCGAACTGCCCGCAGTGTCGAGCGTGAACCTGACGATGCTCGAGGAGCCGCTGCCGCTGGAGGAGGCCTCCGAAGTGCAACTGGTTAAGGGCGAAAACATCTCCTCGGTGCCGGTCTTCGGGCCGCTCGCCGATCGCATCGAGGCACCGGTTGCCCTGGTCGTGGGCGACGACATTTCGACAGACGAGATCCTGCCGGCCGGTGCGCGCGTTTTGCCCTATCGCAGCAACATCCCGAAGCTCGCCGAATTCACCTTCGAGCAGATCGACGAAACCTACCCTGCTCGCGCCGCGGAAACCCGCGACACGTCGGGTCACATTGTGGTCGCCGGTGCCAACTATGGGCAGGGATCCTCGCGAGAGCACGCCGCGATCACCCCACGCTTCCTCGGATTGCGCGCGGTGCTGGCCGTGTCGTTCGCGCGAATTCACTGGCAGAACCTGGCCAATTTCGGGGTGCTCGCGCTCGAGTTCGCGGATGCGGCCGATCACGATCGCATTCAGCAGGGCGACGTGCTTGTGCTGGCCGGCATCCGCGAGGCGCTCGTGGCCGGGACGGAGATCGCCGTGCGCAACGTGACCCGCGATGAGGTCTACGCCGTGCGGAACGGTCTCTCGACGCGGCAGGTCGACATGCTCCTTGTGGGTGGTCTCATTCCGTGGCTGCGCGAGCGGAGAGCGCGTGACGCCGGCGATCGTAAGGAAGTCAGGTAG
- a CDS encoding cytochrome c, whose protein sequence is MKMFIHVLVLSALAGTGVSGCQPAGKDAGNDTTESQIKAPAESVTKSVEPITEPATAAEPQAKPGPQAPIKKVDQPKKEGGQTVQSSAAAAAAARADSIKRAQAMAEAIRVARLDSLKRAEAARAARTEPITLPVATGQVAQGKTLYEADCRKCHGVRGVPPKSMAAKFPKIAAFDAAFFAKRSVDSVVTVLTNGKSEGMKSFKDKLSHDQMVAVAAYIRSFGQ, encoded by the coding sequence ATGAAGATGTTCATTCATGTATTGGTATTGTCAGCGTTAGCCGGCACCGGTGTGTCTGGGTGCCAGCCAGCCGGAAAGGACGCGGGCAATGATACCACAGAAAGCCAGATCAAGGCGCCGGCGGAGAGCGTGACTAAGTCCGTGGAACCAATTACCGAACCGGCAACTGCTGCAGAGCCTCAAGCAAAGCCAGGGCCGCAAGCGCCAATCAAGAAAGTGGATCAGCCGAAGAAAGAGGGTGGCCAAACCGTTCAGAGTAGTGCGGCAGCGGCGGCGGCAGCACGAGCAGATTCAATCAAACGGGCGCAGGCAATGGCCGAGGCGATAAGAGTTGCCAGGCTGGACTCGTTGAAGCGAGCGGAGGCGGCAAGGGCTGCCAGGACTGAACCGATCACTCTGCCGGTCGCGACTGGCCAGGTAGCGCAAGGCAAGACTCTGTATGAGGCAGACTGCCGGAAATGCCACGGGGTACGGGGCGTTCCTCCCAAGTCAATGGCGGCGAAGTTCCCGAAGATCGCGGCGTTCGATGCAGCGTTCTTCGCCAAGCGCTCCGTCGATTCGGTGGTGACAGTGCTGACGAACGGAAAATCCGAAGGAATGAAGTCGTTCAAGGACAAGCTGTCGCACGACCAGATGGTCGCGGTGGCCGCCTACATCAGGTCGTTCGGCCAATAG